The sequence GACTGGGCTTGTATTGCGCCGGTACCAGCAGACCCGCCACGTGGCCAGTGTTGCTGTGTGTTAACTGCCGATGTTGTTTGACCAAAGCGGACATTGCAGGCAGCTAACCCAGAGTTGGGCTGTGGGGAGGGCAGCCGGTGTCAAAGATCTGGAGCAGAAATGCCTGGCTGGGATCAGCCGGCTCTGTGTCTGCCTGGGATTGAAACCGTATTGGTGTTTGAGTCTAACCTGTGTCTCTTTCCACCTGCTCAGGCCGACACATGGGGAGTGGCCTATGAGGTGCGGGCCAATCAAATCAGGACCTCGCTGGAGTACCTGAACCTGCGGGAGCGAGTGCTCGGGGGATATGTGTGCAAGACCTTGGAATTCTTTCCCCGGGGCTCGGAGCCCCATGCCAGCAGCTTGGTCCTGGTTTATATCGCCACGGCTCACAACCCGCTGTACCTGGGGCCGGCCAAGAGCGCAGACATTGCCAGGCAGATCGTTGGGTGCAGAGGCCATTCAGGCCACAACCTGGAGTACCTGCTCAGACTGGCACAGTTCATGCGCTGCACCTGCCCGGAGGTGAGGGACCAGCACTTGTTCGCCATCGAAGCTGCTGCACTGGCACTGTCACTGCACCGGCCAGAGCCCAAGAGGCAGGTGAGCTGAACGGCCAGGGGAGGTGGGCACTGGTCCGCCCAGCAACAGCAGCAAGTGGAGGCTCTGTGCCCCCATTCACCAGTATCGCCACAACACGACGGGCGGGCGGAGGGAACGATCGCTGTATGTCGCCGAAAACGTCAGAATTTCTCCGAAATGTTTGCTGCTGCTTGACCCGGCTGATGTCCCAGTCCCTTCTCTAAACACCAGTACAAAAGGGAAATACTGtggttgctggaatctgaaatagaaataCAAATTGCTGAATGTCTAAAGACCTTTGGACCAGAGACTTGATGTGGTGGTGACCTGATTCGGCCCTGCCTTTCAGTGGCTAGTTTCCGAGACATGGGTAAAGCCTCGGGGCCCGGGATCTGTACTGGGACTGCAGGCTGTGCTGAAATATTGTATCTATAACTCTGTATCAATGTCCCATTCTTGCTGATGGCTGTATTTTTAAATATTATTTATAATCAATAAACACGGCCCCCCGATGGATGTGCTTCCACGTTACTCGAGCCCTTGGACACGGAGACCAGTTGTCTCTCTGAAGCCTGACTCACAAAGGCTCTCGGTCACACAATGTTCCGGCTGCTGAATGTCCAAAGACTGCTGGTGCTGGAGGCACAGTGGGTGGAATTGGTACAGGGCATGTTCAACTCACAACACTGGCAACAGTAAACAACTGCAATCCAGCCCTGAGTAATGGCCACTCACCAAGGCCAGGGCTGCATAACAACTAAGAAAGTTCAAGGCCTGTGCTTGCTGCGCTTGCAGGATCTGTCTTGGACCACAGGCCCAAGGGGTCAACACACAACAGCAGTAGTTACACTGCGACTGCAGGGTCGCACACACCCACGTGTGGTGAGTGCAGGCCGGAGCCGTGATATCACACTCGGGTTTTGTGTAGCGAGACTCCGTTTTGTAGCCGTCGCTCCAGCTCGGGTCCATGACGAATGATTTCAGGCTGTGCTCGGTCAGCTGTTTATCAGCCCAGGCACGGAGACTGCAAAACCTGCTGCTCGCACACACAGCTGGCTGACCCCTACATGTCTGGATCAAACATCCCACAGCAAACAGTGTTACTGACACAAAACAGTCGCAAAATTACAGCAGCATGTCACCAATGTAGGGCTTGTcacacagtgacgggacgggggtctgtgattccccccacacacagtgacgggacgggggtctgtgattcccccacacacagtgatgggacgggggtctgtgattcccccagtgaCGGGacggggtctgtgattccccccacacacagtgacgggacgggggtctgtgattcccccacacacagtgacgggacgggggtctgtgatttcccccccacacacagtgacgggacgggggtctgtgatttcccccccacacacagtgacgggacgggggtctgtgattcccccacacacagtgatgggacgggggtctgtgattccccccacacacagtgacgggacgggggtctgtgattccccccacacacagtgatgggacgggggtctgtgattcccccacacacagtgatgggacgggggtctgtgattccccccacacacagtgatgggacggggtctgtgattccccccacacacagtgatgggacggggtctgtgattcccccacacacagtgacgggacgggggtctgtgatttcccccccacacacagtgacgggacgggggtctgtgatttcccccccacacacagtgacgggacgggggtctgtgatttcccccccacacacagtgacgggacgggggtctgtgatttcccccccacacacagtgacgggacgggggtctgtgatttcccccatacacagtgacgggacgggggtctgtgattccccccacacacagtgacaggacggggtctgtgattcccccagtgatgggacggggtctgtgattccccccacacacagtgacgggacgggggtctgtgatttcccccccacacacagtgacgggacgggggtctgtgatttcccccccacacacagtgacgggacggggtctgtgattccccccacacacagtgacgggacgggggtctgtgattccccccacacacagtgacgggacgggggtctgtgatttcccccccacacacagtgacgggacgggggtctgtgattcccccacacacagtgatgggacggggtctgtgattccccccacacacagtgatgggacgggggtctgtgattcccccacacacagtgatgggacggggtctgtgattccccccacacacagtgatgggacgggggtctgtgattcccccacacacagtgatgggacgggggtctgtgattccccccacacacagtgacaggacgggggtctgtgattccccccacacacagtgatgggacgggggtctgtgattccccccacacacagtgatgggacggggtctgtgattccccccacacacagtgacgggacgggggtctgtgattccccccatacacagtgacgggacgggggtctgtgattccccccacacacagtgacaggacggggtctgtgattcccccagtgacgggacgggggtctgtgattcccccacacacagtgatgggacgggggtctgtgattcccccacacacagtgatgggacgggggtctgtgattccccccacacacagtgacgggacgggggtctgtgattccccccacacacagtgatgggacgggggtctgtgattccccccacacacagtgacgggacgggggtctgtgatttcccccacacacagtgacaggacggggtctgtgatttcccccacacacagtgacgggacgggggtctgtgatttcccccacacacagtgacgggacgggggtctgtgatttcccccacacacagtgacgggacgggggtctgtgatttcccccacacacagtgacgggacgggggtctgtgattcccccacacactgacaggacgggggtctgtgattccccccacacagtgacaggacgggggtctgtgattccccccacacactgacaggacgggggtctgtgattccccccacacagtgacaggacgggggtctgtgattccccccacacacagtgacgggacggggtctgtgattccccccacacacagtgatgggacgggggtctgtgattcccccacacacagtgacgggacgggggtctgtgattccccccacacacagtgacgggacgggggtctgagattcccccacacacagtgacgggacgggggtctgtgattccccccacacacagtgatgggacgggggtctgtgattccccccacacacagtgatgggacgggggtctgagattcccccacacacagtgatgggacgggggtctgtgattcccccacacacagtgatgggacgggggtctgtgattccccccacacacagtgacgggacgggggtctgtgattccccccacacacagtgacgggacgggggtctgagattcccccacacacagtgatgggacgggggtctgtgattccccccacacacagtgatgggacgggggtctgtgattcccctcacacagtgacgggacgggggtctgtgattccccctagtgacgggacgggggtctgtgattccccccacacacagtgatgggacgggggtctgtgattccccccccacacagtgacgggacgggggtctgtgatttcccccacacacagtgacgggacgggggtctgtgattccccctagtgacgggacgggggtctgtgattccccccacacacagtgacgggacgggggtctgtgattccccccacacacagtgacgggacgggggtctgtgattccccccacacacagtgacaggacgggggtctgtgattccccccacacacagtgacgggacgggggtctgtgattccccctagtgatgggacgggggtctgtgattccccccacacacagtgatgggacgggggtctgtgattccccccacacacagtgacgggacgggggtctgtgattcccccacacacagtgacgggacgggggtctgtgatttcccccacacacagtgacgggacgggggtctgtgattcccccacacacagtgacgggacgggggtctgtgatttcccccacacacagtgacgggacgggggtctgtgatttcccccacacacagtgacgggacgggggtctgtgattcccccacacacagtgatgggacggggtctgtgattcccccacacacagtgatgggacggggtctgtgattccccccacacacagtgatgggacggggtctgtgattcccccacacacagtgatggcacgggggtctgtgattccccccacacacagtgatgggacggggtctgtgattccccccacacacagtgatgggacggggtctgtgattcccccacacacagtgacgggacgggggtctgtgatttcccccacacacagtgatgggacgggggtctgtgatttcccccacacacagtgacgggacgggggtctgtgattccccccacacacagtgacgggacgggggtctgtgattcccccacacacagtgatgggacgggggtctgtgattcccccacacacagtgatgggacgggggtctgtgattccccccacacacagtgatgggacgggggtctgtgattccccccacacacagtgatgggacgggggtctgtgattccccccacacacagtgatgggatggggtctgtgatttcccccacacacagtgacgggacgggggtctgtgattcccccacacacagtgacgggacaggggtctgtgattccccccacacacagtgaagggacgggggtctgtgattcccccacacacagtgacgggacgggggtctgtgattcccccacacacagtgacaggacggggtctgtgattcccccagtgacgggacgggggtctgtgattccccccacacacagtgacgggacgggggtctgtgattccccccacacacagtgacgggacgggagtctgtgattcccccacacacagtgacgggacgggggtctgtgattccccccacacacagtgacgggacgggggtctgtgattcccccacacactgacaggggtctgtgattccccccacacagtgacaggacgggggtctgtgattccccccacacacagtgacgggacgggggtctgtgattccccccacacacagtgacgagacgggggtctgtgatttcccccacacacagtgatgggacgggggtctgtgattcccccacacacagtgacgggacgggggtctgtgattcccccacacacagtgatgggacgggggtctgtgattcccccacacacagtgacgggacgggggtctgtgattcccccacacacagtgacgggacgggggtctgtgattcccccacacacagtgacgggacgggggtctgtgattcccccacacacagtgatgggacgggggtctgtgattccccccacacacagtgacgggacgggggtctgtgattccccccacacacagtgacgggacgggggtctgagattcccccacacacagtgatgggacgggggtctgtgattccccccacacacagtgatgggacgggggtctgtgattcccctcacacagtgacgggacgggggtctgtgattccccctagtgacgggacgggggtctgtgattccccccacacacagtgatgggacgggggtctgtgattcccccccccacacagtgacgggacgggggtctgtgatttcccccacacacagtgacgggacgggggtctgtgattccccctagtgacgggacgggggtctgtgattccccccacacacagtgacgggactggggtctgtgattccccccacacacagtgacgggacgggggtctgtgattccccccacacacagtgacgggacgggggtctgtgattccccccacacacagtgacgggacgggggtctgtgattccccctagtgatgggacgggggtctgtgattccccccacacacagtgatgggacgggggtctgtgattccccccacacacagtgacgggacgggggtctgtgattcccccacacacagtgacgggacgggggtctgtgattccccccacacacagtgacgggacgggggtctgtgattccccccacacacagtgacgggacgggggtctgtgattcccccacacacaatgacgggacgggggtctgtgatttcccccacacacagtgacgggacgggggtctgtgatttcccccacacacagtgacgggacgggggtctgtgattcccccacacacagtgacgggacgggggtctgtgatttaccccacacacagtgacgggacgggggtctgtgattcccccacacacagtgatgggacgggggtctgtgatttcccccacacacagtgacgggacgggggtctgtgatttCCCCCCACACAGTGCTGTGCCACCAATACATCGCCCCCTTCACCGTTACAGCTCCCTTTTCCGGGGTGTGGGGGTTCACTGTCTCATTGTCTGGGAGgaggggggcggaggtggggggcacTGTCTCCTTGTCCATCGGatcggaaaactgcaaatgtaacgcccatatttttaaaaagaggcagacagaaagccagAAAAAATAGacaagttagcttaacatctgtagttgggaaaatgctggagtccattattaaggaagtagtagatgtacagagagacctgggggtccttgtacatgaaacacaaaagtgagtatgcaggtacaagtaatcaggaaggtaaatggaatgttggcctttattgcaagggggatggagtataaaagcagagaagtcctgctacaactgtacagggtattggtgaggccacacctggagtactgtgtacagttttggtctctgtatttaaggaaggatgtacttgcattggattctgttcagagaaggttcacgaggttgattccagagatgaagggcttGATTTAGGGgaatcatctcagaataaggggccacccatttaaaactgagctgaggaggaatttcttctctgaggggtgtaaatctgtggaattcgctgccccagagagctgtggaggctgggtcgttgaatatatttaaggcggtgatataccagatctttgagcaataagggagtaaaaggtatggggagcaggcagggaagtggagctaagtccatgatcagatcagccatgatcttattgaatggcggagcaggctcaaggggccgaatggcctactcctggtcctttttcttaagttcttatgtcctgt is a genomic window of Pristiophorus japonicus isolate sPriJap1 chromosome 4, sPriJap1.hap1, whole genome shotgun sequence containing:
- the LOC139262697 gene encoding glutathione-specific gamma-glutamylcyclotransferase 1-like; amino-acid sequence: MQFGGMFYGGGTYPLIGRLQFQPGRVVTLVEDADADTWGVAYEVRANQIRTSLEYLNLRERVLGGYVCKTLEFFPRGSEPHASSLVLVYIATAHNPLYLGPAKSADIARQIVGCRGHSGHNLEYLLRLAQFMRCTCPEVRDQHLFAIEAAALALSLHRPEPKRQVS